Below is a window of Impatiens glandulifera chromosome 2, dImpGla2.1, whole genome shotgun sequence DNA.
TGTTCAAAATGATAAACTGGAAGGATCCTctgtatgtttttttattagttacaCCACATGACAAGATTTTGTTAGTGTTTTATTGTATGTATCAGCTATAGATAAAAAGGTATTTTTCTGTTCCTTGAGCACCTTAAGCACATGGGTTAGACATCCTAGGTAGTTCTTTGGGAGTATTATAATTCCCTTACTGATTTGATCTGATTTTGAGTGATACTATAATTTATTCCGTAGAATAATAATTTCCTTGGGTTAGATATCCTAGTTAGTTCTTtggaaatattataatttcctTACTGATGTGATCTGATTTTGAGTGATACTACAATTTATTTCGTAGAATGATAAGCGGGAAAGAGTGGTAAAAGCAAGTCGTGACATCACAATGAATAGTAAGAAGGTGATATTTCAGGTGCACAGGTATCAAATCATTCTTTCTCAGCTAACAACAACTCATGATGTGGGCTTGTAGTTAACAATCTGCCTTTTGGACGGtcaaaatttgtttatgaatatcTTCTGTGAATGTCACACAAATGTTAATCGATCTATGATTTTGTTgcatgttatttattattaatctttactttcatttttttcgttaatatttttgaaattttagaatcagtaaagaaaataaagaggAAGTTTTGAAGAAAGCTGAAAAGGATCTTGAGGTTGTGACAAATCAGCATGTTGCTCGACTCGTAAAAGAACTCCAAGGAACTGATTTTTGGAAGCTAAGAAGAGCTTACTCTCCAGGGGTATTACCACAAATTGCTAGTTAGTTAGAATGAAAAGAATTGTTAAATTTGGTATTTGGGCTTTATTATGCAGGTACAAGAGTATGTTGAAGCAGCAACATTTTGTAAATTCTGTAGATTTGGGACTCTTTTGAAACTTGAAGAGATCAATGCTACACTTTTGGCATTAACTACTGATCCATCACTGAAGCCTTTGGAAATAAATGTTCTTGATTATGTCTTGGGGGTGAGtgtcaataaaattatttggaagaCGAGTGGAATTAGTATTGTAAGTTTGTTGAATAATTCATGATGTGTGGTGTTGAGTAAATTTGTTTAGATAGGAGACCTGACAGGAGAGCTTATGAGGCTGGCTATAGGACGGATTTCGGATGGAGAACTTGAATTTGCAGAGGAGATATGCTCTTTCACACGTGAAATCCATCGAGAGCTAACCTTGGTTGCTCCAAGAATGGATGACAATTTTGACATGAAACAAAAGATGGATACTATGTTGCAAAGTGTAATGAAAATTGAGAATGGTAAGCGAgcatttatcatatatatactACTGAAAGTTGTTATGTGTTTGATATATTATTCTTCTTTGTGCGCGCAGCTTGCTTTAGTGTTCGGGTTAGAGGATCAGAATACATTCCTCATCTTGGATCCGGTGATTCCAGTTACTTTTCCTTGTTAGGCGCACCCGATAATGAATGATCTTAACCAAACCTAATCTTTGCTCCAATTGAGACTACATTTTACTCAGTATTCTGGAGGAAAGTTTCACCTTTTACATGTTGGGAAAAATATTACTCTTTAGGATTCTTTTTTTGATTCTATGGCTTAACAAACTGCTATCCATGCTTATTAAACTTACTTGAAATTTTCACATATCAATATCCCATTCCCCCATTGGCAGTTAATATAGAGTAGCCAATTCTGATATGTattaatttgactaattttcCCAACTTCTACTTTGTATGATAACACATTAATTCTAAGAGCATTAAATCCATGTTGGAAAGACACTTTTAAGAATATAAGCTGAGAAACAGCATATCTAaccttaataattaatatccATCTCTTGACTTTTTAATTTGTAGCACTTACATATGATATATAGGAGGAAAAACAAcatttaaagaataaattatccaaacttttattttcctttttgcCCACTTTAGACTATCgatctttttttatatactttctCTTTTGTCAGCCATAGAATCTTGATACCACTTTTCAGTTCCATACCAAGTAACTTTAACTCCTTTCTTATTTCATCCCATCTTAGAACATTTGAAAGCATAGcccttcaatttctttttatttattgatcaaTTATTTTGGCAAAGATAgtataaaaattagttaaagccaataaaaaaaaacaaatgaatcaTTTTAAATAGCTAGTTTTCAAAACAAACAATAGAGTCTATAGTGCACCAGTTCCAATTGAAGAGAAAGTGtgggttttatttaattttttcatttattatacatacactaacttaataaattaagtatatttgtATTATGCAAAGGTAGGTAATTATGTAtgtataaaatgaataattgagATAATGTGTATCTCATGCAACAGCATGTATTGTCATTGTCAAACTTCAATATCACTATTAATCAtactctttatatatttatatagatagatagataataCAAAATGAgtaaatttataactaatttttggGACCAAACTCTGTAACAGATTGAGATGTATACTAATGTCTCCAGGCAGATtgaagatataaatatatataaatattattaattattgcaACTAGAAATTAAACCAACCAGCATTGTTTGTTGCAAGTTGCACATGAAAAAGACGAGTCCCCACACATATATGAATGAATCTGTCTGGTGTTGTTTTTCTTGAAAGATTTATAATAGAATCTTGGGGCTGGACCTGTGTGTAGATTTTGTGGACCATTTTtcatcttattattaattatgacCTTCCTTTTTTGTCATTTCAATTTTCCCAtcacttttatttattcattctcttgTCTCTTTTTAGCTACCCTAACTAGCTAGTTtccaacattattttaataataataataatttaactctTTCTTCACacttctatttatttatatatcatatgatttcatagaaattatatattgtcAAAATTACAGTTAGAAATAGATAattatcacattttttaaaaatttaaattattttataataaaagagaattttGTAATTTAGAAAAAGTCTTGTGATAGGAATCATTCAGATCAGAGACTGACGCTAGGAAATTTATTTTAGTTCTTGTTCTTTCTGACGTGGAAGATGACCTGTCAAACTTTTATTGGTTACACGGCTCTTGGTGAGTCCCAAAGGCCAGATCCtctaatcatttttatatttttcaatatataatataagctCCAATGATTAGTCTTGaaattatagaatattaattaaacatatttttgtttgaataaatagTTGTGATTATTTGAAGTTTTATCTTATAAATCCAATTGAATCAGATAGTTTTTACTTATTAAGAGAGATTAAAAATGAGTTGAAAGTATATATTTCctatttaagaaaaagaaaag
It encodes the following:
- the LOC124926619 gene encoding translin-associated protein X, which codes for MAAVGSSMTDAFAKYAEYLNKLNDKRERVVKASRDITMNSKKVIFQVHRISKENKEEVLKKAEKDLEVVTNQHVARLVKELQGTDFWKLRRAYSPGVQEYVEAATFCKFCRFGTLLKLEEINATLLALTTDPSLKPLEINVLDYVLGIGDLTGELMRLAIGRISDGELEFAEEICSFTREIHRELTLVAPRMDDNFDMKQKMDTMLQSVMKIENACFSVRVRGSEYIPHLGSGDSSYFSLLGAPDNE